A part of Doryrhamphus excisus isolate RoL2022-K1 chromosome 8, RoL_Dexc_1.0, whole genome shotgun sequence genomic DNA contains:
- the LOC131134459 gene encoding ion channel TACAN-like isoform X2, protein MPQGLTDVMQQWGCLEEENQHAQETHRLYLQKLDEISKLQNSCSRAISHHRERLKEISSLVKKCSKGLSEEDAKSLDQIKEKIKIRPNTLSEMEAFLPKKNGLYLSLVLGNVNITLLSKQSKFAYKDEYEKFKLYLTVVLLLFSFVCYFFVSYRFLDAILNFLLVWYYCTLTIRESILISNGSRIKGWWVFHHYISAFLSGVMLTWPDGNLYKVFRNQFLAYSLYQSFVQCLQCYYQSGCLYRLRALGERHNMDLTVEGFQSWMWKGLTFLLPFLFFGHFWQLFNSLSLFRMAQLPDCKEWQVLMCSFCFCVLFMGNFFTTLAVVHQKLKKKNQKPKSL, encoded by the exons GAGACACACCGATTGTACCTACAGAAATTGGATGAAATTTCCAAACTGCAAAACAGCTGCTCTCGCGCCATTTCTCATCATCGAGAAAGACTCAAGGAGATATCCTCACTTGTGAAAAA atgcagcaaaggactgtcagaagAAGACGCAAAGAGCCTAGATCAAatcaaagagaaaataaaaatccGACCCAATACATTGTCTGAAATGGAAGCCTTCCTCCCCAAGAAAAATGG GTTGTACCTCAGTTTGGTTCTCGGAAATGTAAACATCACTCTTCTCAGCAAACAAtcaaa attTGCTTACAAAGATGAATATGAGAAGTTCAAGCTGTACCTCACTGTTGTCCTGCTGCTATTCTCTTTTGTATGCTATTTCTTTGTGAGCTACAG ATTTCTTGATGCGATCCTTAATTTCCTGCTGGTGTGGTATTACTGTACATTGACAATCAGGGAAAGCATCCTCATCTCCAATGGCTCCAG AATTAAAGGCTGGTGGGTTTTCCATCACTACATCTCAGCTTTTTTGTCTGGTGTAATGCTGACATG GCCAGATGGCAACCTGTACAAGGTATTCAGGAACCAGTTCTTGGCTTACTCCCTTTATCAAA GTTTTGTTCAGTGTCTGCAGTGTTATTATCAGAGTGGATGTCTATACAGACTCCGAGCACTCGGAGAAAGACACAACATGGATCTGACTGTGG AGGGATTTCAGTCATGGATGTGGAAAGGGCTGACATTTCTCTTGCCGTTCCTGTTTTTCGGTCAC TTCTGGCAGCTCTTCAATAGCCTGTCTCTCTTCAGAATGGCTCAACTCCCAGACTGCAAAGAATGGCAG gtgTTGATGTGCAGCTTCTGCTTCTGCGTTCTATTCATGGGTAACTTCTTCACAACACTTGCCGTGGTCCATCAGAAGCTCAAGAAAAAGAATCAAAAACCAAAGAGTCTTTGA
- the LOC131134459 gene encoding ion channel TACAN-like isoform X3 gives MAAWQETHRLYLQKLDEISKLQNSCSRAISHHRERLKEISSLVKKCSKGLSEEDAKSLDQIKEKIKIRPNTLSEMEAFLPKKNGLYLSLVLGNVNITLLSKQSKFAYKDEYEKFKLYLTVVLLLFSFVCYFFVSYRFLDAILNFLLVWYYCTLTIRESILISNGSRIKGWWVFHHYISAFLSGVMLTWPDGNLYKVFRNQFLAYSLYQSFVQCLQCYYQSGCLYRLRALGERHNMDLTVEGFQSWMWKGLTFLLPFLFFGHFWQLFNSLSLFRMAQLPDCKEWQVLMCSFCFCVLFMGNFFTTLAVVHQKLKKKNQKPKSL, from the exons GAGACACACCGATTGTACCTACAGAAATTGGATGAAATTTCCAAACTGCAAAACAGCTGCTCTCGCGCCATTTCTCATCATCGAGAAAGACTCAAGGAGATATCCTCACTTGTGAAAAA atgcagcaaaggactgtcagaagAAGACGCAAAGAGCCTAGATCAAatcaaagagaaaataaaaatccGACCCAATACATTGTCTGAAATGGAAGCCTTCCTCCCCAAGAAAAATGG GTTGTACCTCAGTTTGGTTCTCGGAAATGTAAACATCACTCTTCTCAGCAAACAAtcaaa attTGCTTACAAAGATGAATATGAGAAGTTCAAGCTGTACCTCACTGTTGTCCTGCTGCTATTCTCTTTTGTATGCTATTTCTTTGTGAGCTACAG ATTTCTTGATGCGATCCTTAATTTCCTGCTGGTGTGGTATTACTGTACATTGACAATCAGGGAAAGCATCCTCATCTCCAATGGCTCCAG AATTAAAGGCTGGTGGGTTTTCCATCACTACATCTCAGCTTTTTTGTCTGGTGTAATGCTGACATG GCCAGATGGCAACCTGTACAAGGTATTCAGGAACCAGTTCTTGGCTTACTCCCTTTATCAAA GTTTTGTTCAGTGTCTGCAGTGTTATTATCAGAGTGGATGTCTATACAGACTCCGAGCACTCGGAGAAAGACACAACATGGATCTGACTGTGG AGGGATTTCAGTCATGGATGTGGAAAGGGCTGACATTTCTCTTGCCGTTCCTGTTTTTCGGTCAC TTCTGGCAGCTCTTCAATAGCCTGTCTCTCTTCAGAATGGCTCAACTCCCAGACTGCAAAGAATGGCAG gtgTTGATGTGCAGCTTCTGCTTCTGCGTTCTATTCATGGGTAACTTCTTCACAACACTTGCCGTGGTCCATCAGAAGCTCAAGAAAAAGAATCAAAAACCAAAGAGTCTTTGA